A genome region from Hevea brasiliensis isolate MT/VB/25A 57/8 chromosome 7, ASM3005281v1, whole genome shotgun sequence includes the following:
- the LOC131181328 gene encoding receptor-like protein 7, whose product MESSIYVCLLSILLFCHIIPFTRSFNSSFQSRCHDDESSALFQFKESFIIDNTFDDCYPKVESWKLVKGERGDCCSWDGVQCDEETNHVISLNLANSCLYGSINSNNTLFRLVHLHSLNLAWNDFNLSQIPSQVGRLSRLTHLNLSFSGLSGQIPQQIFNLSRLISLDLSLCGYGLKLHNPSFKDLVQHFTNLKVLHLSSMNISSKVPELLANFSSLESLRLSGCALQGEFPVGIFQLPNLKILDLSYNPDLKGYLPPFQLKSALKSLILSESNFVGELPSSFGNLAYLEELDIYRCNFTGKIPYSLCNLDKLVYLDLSFNHFSFHSPSISSFSWIGNLTKITTLGLADLNLKGEIPSWLVNLTQLSEVNLGYNQLTGPIPSSLAKLSKLKYVYFWNNQLSGQIPFQIYNFTSLSGLILSSNELQGSIRSNISQLKNLEILDLRSNNLVGSVELSSFLQLKKLTILTLSFNSLTLITKTSTNASTPDFLVLGLAFCNLTEFPRFLHNQDMLESLDLSSNNIKGEIPSWMCSISTNSLDYLNVSHNLLTGFEKDPAVLQWAKIRILDLRYNRLHGSFPLPPQSTSSYRISHNKLVGKVSALLCNLSALETLDLSFNNLSGRLPHCLGNLGDSLSLLDLRRNNFNGSVPSTWRNGCKLKMISISYNQFQGQVPRSLAKCSSLELIDFGNNHIIDSFPSWFRNLEKLRILILRSNGFFGLIDRPQTKGFSNLRVIDLSHNNFTGKLPSTYFEIWDAMKVINASLMTYMEDSMWSDDWHYPFTNYGQYDYSMLMYNKGLELEYRKIPSILTAIDFSYNKFEGEIPDIIGNLQQLYLLNLSNNLLNGHIPSSLANLTELECLDLSRNMLSGKLPPEQRNKGLCGAPLKKKCENFEASPQERSNVVEDDDTGSVLKFKWMIVLIGYGSGFIFGVVVGHKITRKKHDWFMKTFGRKQQHRSQRPRCHDDESSALLQFKESFIVNNTFDDCYPKVESWKLVKGERGDCCSWDGVQCDEETNHVISLDLANSCLYGSINSNNTLFYLVHLHSLNLACNNFNLSQIPSQVGRLSRLTHLNLSFSGLSGQIPQQIFNLSRLISLDLSHYHHGLKLHKPSFKDLVQHLTNLKVLHLSSVSISSRVPKLLANFSSLESIRLIDCGLQGEFPVGIFQLPNLKILDLSKNTDLKGYLPPFQLKSPLKSLILYRTNFFGELPSLFGNLACLEELDISDCSFTGQIPYSFSNLCKLVYLDLSDNHFSPSISSFSWIGNLTKITTLQLVGLILTGEIPSWLMNLTQLSFVNLGRNQLTGPIPSSLDKLSKLENVFFWKNQLSGQISFQIYNLTSLSSLALSSNELQGSIPSNVSRLKNLEGLDLHSNNLVGSVDVSTFLQLKKLSIFILSFNSLTLIAKNSTTASTPNFQVLGLASCSLAGFPSCSLPHCLGNLSDSLSLLDLRRNNFNGSIPSKWRTGCKLRMISIGYNQLQGKVPRTLAKCSSLELIDFGNNLIIDRFPSWLRNLQDLRILILRSNGFYGVIDKPQAKGFSNLRVIDLSHNSFTGKLSSIHFEIWDAMKVINASLMTYMGDSMGPNDWLPAGAYYGRYDYSMILYSKGLELEYTKIPDILTAIDFSYNKFEGEIPDIIGNLQKLYLLNLSNNFLNGHIPSSLANLKALECLDLSRNMISGKLPSELSKLTFLSSFNVSYNQLEGPIPRGNQFDTFESNRYEGNKGLCGFPLKKKCENFEASPQERSNVVEDDDTGFVFKFKWMIVLIGYGSGFIFGVVVGHKVTRKKHNWFLKTFGRKQQHRSQRVKHVYRESYSSADWMAHFTRFLSGSS is encoded by the exons ATGGAATCTTCTATTTATGTTTGCTTACTTTCGATTCTCTTGTTCTGCCATATTATACCATTTACTCGCTCTtttaattcttcattccagtcaCGCTGCCATGATGATGAGAGCTCTGCGTTGTTCCAATTCAAGGAAAGCTTTATCATCGATAATACCTTTGATGATTGTTATCCAAAGGTTGAATCTTGGAAACTTGTCAAAGGAGAAAGAGGTGATTGCTGCTCATGGGATGGGGTGCAGTGTGATGAGGAAACTAATCATGTTATCAGCCTTAACCTTGCTAATAGTTGTCTCTATGGCTCCATCAACTCCAATAACACCCTCTTCCGACTTGTTCACCTCCATAGCCTTAATCTAGCCTGGAATGACTTCAACTTATCTCAAATACCATCCCAAGTAGGCCGCCTCTCAAGGCTGACTCATCTCAACCTCTCCTTTTCAGGCCTTTCTGGCCAAATCCCacaacaaatttttaatctatCCAGGTTGATTTCCCTTGATCTATCTCTTTGTGGCTATGGATTGAAGCTTCACAATCCTAGTTTCAAAGATCTAGTTCAACACTTCACCAATTTGAAAGTACTTCACCTCTCATCCATGAACATTTCTTCAAAAGTACCTGAACTCTTGGCAAATTTTTCATCTTTGGAATCTCTCCGTCTCAGTGGTTGTGCACTTCAAGGTGAATTCCCAGTTGGCATTTTTCAGCTTCCAAACCTAAAGATACTTGATCTAAGCTACAACCCTGATCTCAAAGGTTATTTGCCCCCTTTCCAATTGAAGAGTGCCCTTAAATCTTTGATCCTTTCTGAATCGAATTTTGTTGGAGAGTTGCCTTCCTCTTTTGGAAACCTTGCCTACTTAGAAGAACTCGACATCTACCGTTGCAATTTCACAGGGAAGATTCCATACTCACTTTGTAACCTTGACAAGCTTGTTTATCTTGACCTCTCATTTAATCACTTTAGCTTTCACAGCCCaagtatttcttcattctcttggATTGGCAATCTAACAAAGATCACTACTTTGGGACTTGCCGATCTCAACTTGAAAGGTGAGATACCATCTTGGCTCGTGAACCTTACTCAACTTTCCGAAGTAAATTTGGGCTACAACCAACTCACCGGTCCTATCCCATCTAGCCTTGCCAAACTGAGCAAACTGAAATATGTATATTTTTGGAACAACCAATTGTCTGGTCAAATCCCATTCCAAATTTACAATTTCACCTCACTATCCGGGTTAATCCTTTCATCAAATGAATTGCAAGGCTCTATTCGAAGCAATatttctcaacttaaaaatcttgAAATTCTTGATCTTCGATCAAACAACTTGGTTGGCTCAGTTGAGCTGAGCTCATTCTTGCAGCTCAAAAAGTTGACAATTTTGACATTATCATTTAATAGCTTGACGTTGATCACCAAAACTAGTACAAATGCCAGCACTCCAGATTTCCTAGTGTTAGGATTAGCCTTTTGCAATCTAACTGAGTTCCCCAGGTTCTTGCACAACCAAGATATGTTGGAATCTCTAGACCTCTCTTCCAACAACATAAAGGGCGAAATTCCTTCATGGATGTGTAGCATAAGTACAAATTCCTTGGACTATTTGAACGTTTCTCACAACCTTTTAACTGGCTTTGAAAAAGATCCGGCTGTTCTTCAGTGGGCTAAAATACGCATATTAGACCTCAGGTATAATAGGCTCCATGGATCTTTCCCACTTCCACCACAATCCACCTCTTCCTACCGAATTTCGCACAACAAATTAGTAGGTAAAGTTTCAGCCTTGCTATGCAATTTAAGTGCTCTTGAAACTCTGGATTTGTCCTTCAACAATTTGAGTGGTAGGCTTCCCCATTGTTTGGGCAATTTGGGTGATTCCCTATCATTGTTGGACTTAAGAAGAAACAACTTCAATGGAAGCGTTCCTTCAACATGGAGAAACGGAtgcaaattgaaaatgattagcatCAGTTATAATCAATTCCAAGGGCAAGTACCAAGATCTTTAGCCAAGTGTTCATCATTAGAGTTGATTGATTTTGGTAACAACCATATAATTGATAGCTTTCCTTCTTGGTTCAGAAATCTTGAAAAGTTGAGAATTCTCATTCTTCGATCCAATGGTTTTTTTGGTCTGATAGACAGACCACAAACCAAAGGATTCTCAAACCTTCGAGTCATCGATTTATCTCACAACAATTTCACTGGAAAGTTGCCATCAACATACTTTGAAATATGGGATGCCATGAAAGTTATAAATGCAAGCCTCATGACATATATGGAAGATAGTATGTGGTCTGATGACTGGCATTACCCTTTTACAAATTATGGTCAATATGATTATTCAATGCTTATGTATAACAAAGGATTGGAATTGGAATATAGAAAGATCCCAAGTATTTTAACTGCCATTGATTTCTCCTACAACAAATTTGAAGGAGAGATACCAGATATCATTGGGAATCTTCAACAACTTTATTTGCTCAATCTTTCCAACAACTTGTTGAATGGTCATATACCATCATCTTTAGCAAATTTGACAGAATTAGAATGTTTGGACCTATCAAGAAACATGCTCTCAGGAAAGTTACCTCCAGAGCAAA GAAATAAGGGATTATGTGGAGCTCCTTTGAAaaagaaatgtgaaaattttgaGGCATCACCACAAGAGCGTTCAAATGTTGTAGAAGATGATGACACAGGTTCTGTATTAAAATTTAAGTGGATGATAGTTTTGATAGGTTATGGGAGTGGATTCATATTTGGTGTGGTTGTTGGGCACAAAATCACCAGAAAGAAACACGATTGGTTTATGAAGACTTTTGGAAGGAAACAACAACACAGAAGTCAAAGG CCACGCTGCCATGATGATGAGAGCTCTGCTTTGTTGCAATTCAAGGAAAGCTTTATCGTCAACAATACCTTTGATGATTGTTATCCAAAGGTTGAATCTTGGAAACTTGTCAAAGGAGAAAGAGGTGATTGCTGCTCATGGGATGGGGTGCAGTGTGATGAGGAAACTAATCATGTTATCAGCCTTGACCTCGCTAATAGTTGTCTCTATGGGTCTATCAACTCCAACAACACCCTCTTCTACCTTGTTCACCTCCATAGCCTTAATCTAGCCTGTAATAACTTCAACTTATCTCAAATACCATCCCAAGTAGGCCGCCTCTCAAGGCTAACTCATCTCAACCTCTCCTTTTCAGGCCTTTCTGGCCAAATCCCccaacaaatttttaatctatCCAGGTTGATTTCCCTTGATCTATCTCATTATCACCATGGATTGAAGCTCCACAAGCCTAGTTTCAAAGATCTAGTTCAACACTTAACCAATTTGAAAGTACTTCACCTCTCATCCGTGAGCATTTCTTCGAGGGTACCTAAACTCTTGGCGAATTTTTCATCTTTGGAATCTATCCGTCTCATTGATTGTGGACTGCAAGGTGAATTCCCAGTTGGCATTTTTCAACTTCCAAACCTAAAAATACTTGATTTAAGCAAGAACACTGATCTCAAAGGTTATTTGCCCCCTTTCCAGTTAAAGAGTCCCCTTAAATCATTGATCCTTTATCGAACAAATTTTTTTGGAGAGTTACCTTCCTTGTTTGGAAACCTTGCCTGCTTGGAAGAACTCGACATCTCTGATTGCAGTTTCACAGGGCAGATTCCATACTCATTCAGTAACCTTTGCAAGCTTGTTTATCTTGACCTCTCAGATAATCACTTTAGCCCaagtatttcttcattctcttggATTGGCAATCTAACCAAGATCACTACTTTGCAACTTGTCGGTCTCATCTTGACAGGTGAGATCCCATCTTGGCTCATGAACCTTACTCAACTTTCTTTTGTAAATTTGGGTCGCAACCAACTCACTGGTCCTATCCCATCTAGCCTTGACAAACTGAGCAAACTTGAAAATGTATTTTTCTGGAAAAACCAATTGTCTGGTCAAATCTCATTCCAAATTTACAATTTAACCTCGCTATCTAGTTTAGCACTTTCATCAAATGAATTGCAAGGCTCAATTCCAAGCAATGTTTCTCGACTCAAAAATCTTGAAGGCCTTGACCTTCATTCAAACAACTTGGTTGGCTCTGTTGACGTGAGCACATTCTTGCAGCTCAAAAAGTTGagtatatttattttatcatttaatAGCTTAACATTGATCGCCAAAAATAGTACAACTGCCAGCACTCCAAATTTCCAAGTGTTAGGATTAGCCTCCTGCAGTCTAGCCGGGTTCCCCAG TTGCAGTCTTCCCCATTGTTTGGGCAATTTAAGTGATTCCTTATCATTGTTGGATCTAAGAAGAAACAACTTCAATGGAAGTATTCCTTCAAAATGGAGAACTGGATGCAAATTGAGAATGATTAGCATCGGTTATAATCAATTACAAGGGAAAGTACCAAGAACTTTAGCCAAGTGTTCATCATTAGAGTTGATTGATTTTGGTAACAACCTTATAATTGATAGATTTCCTTCTTGGCTACGAAATCTTCAAGACTTGAGAATTCTTATTCTGCGATCCAATGGTTTTTATGGTGTGATAGATAAACCACAAGCCAAAGGATTCTCAAATCTTCGAGTCATCGATTTATCTCACAACAGTTTCACTGGAAAGTTGTCATCAATACACTTTGAAATATGGGATGCCATGAAAGTTATAAATGCAAGCCTGATGACATATATGGGAGATAGTATGGGGCCTAACGACTGGTTACCCGCTGGAGCATATTATGGTCGATATGATTACTCGATGATTTTGTATAGCAAAGGGTTAGAATTGGAATATACAAAGATCCCAGATATTTTAACTGCCATTGATTTCTCCTACAACAAATTTGAAGGAGAGATACCAGATATCATTGGAAATCTTCAAAAGCTTTATTTGCTTAACCTTTCCAACAACTTTTTGAATGGTCATATACCATCATCTTTAGCAAATTTGAAAGCATTAGAAtgcttggacctatcaaggaacATGATCTCAGGA